A stretch of Aythya fuligula isolate bAytFul2 chromosome 1, bAytFul2.pri, whole genome shotgun sequence DNA encodes these proteins:
- the CCT8 gene encoding T-complex protein 1 subunit theta — MALHVPKAPGFAQMLKEGAKHYSGLEEAVYKNIQACKELAQTTRTAYGPNGMNKMVINHLEKLFVTNDAATILRELEVQHPAAKMLVMASHMQEQEVGDGTNFVLVFAGVLLELAEDLLRMGLSVSEVIEGYEKACKKALEILPDLVCCSAKNLRDVEEVASLLHTSVMSKQYGNESFLSKLIAQACVSILPESGHFNVDNIRVCKIVGAGISASSVLHGMVFKKETEGDVTSVKDAKIAVYSCPFDCMITETKGTVLIKNAEELMNFSKGEENLMDLQVKAIADSGANVVVTGGKVADMALHYANKYNLMLVRLNSKWDLRRLCKTVGATALPRLTPPTLEEMGHCDSVYLSEVGDTQVVVFKHEKEDGAVSTILIRGSTDNLMDDIERAVDDGVNTFKVLTRDKRLVPGGGATEIELAKQITSYGETCPGLDQYAIKKFAEAFEAIPRALAENSGIKANEVISKLYAVHQEGNKNVGFDIEAESAAVKDMLEAGILDTYLGKSWGIKLATNAAVTVLRVDQIIMAKPAGGPKPPSGKKDWDEDQND, encoded by the exons ATGGCGCTGCACGTCCCCAAGGCCCCGGGCTTCGCCCAGATGCTCAAGGAGGGCGCCAAG cattattCTGGACTAGAAGAAGCTGTCTATAAGAACATCCAGGCATGCAAAGAACTTGCTCAAACCACCCGTACGGCTTATGGACCAAATG gAATGAACAAAATGGTTATTAATCATCTGGAGAAGCTTTTTGTTACGAATGATGCTGCTACTATCTTGAGAGAGCTGGAG gtccAGCATCCGGCTGCAAAAATGCTTGTGATGGCTTCCCATATGCAAGAGCAAGAAGTTGGAGATGGAACCAACTTCGTCCTTGTTTTTGCTGGGGTCCTTCTGGAGTTAGCAGAAGACCTTCTGAGGATGGGATTATCAGTGTCAGAG GTGATTGAAGGATACGAAAAAGCTTGCAAGAAAGCCCTGGAAATTCTTCCAGACTTGGTGTGCTGTTCTGCAAAGAACCTTAGAGATGTCGAAGAAGTGGCATCTTTGTTGCATACTTCAGTAATGAGCAAACAGTATGGCAACGAAAGTTTCTTGTCCAAGCTCATTGCTCAGGCCTGTG TTTCTATTCTTCCTGAGTCTGGTCATTTCAACGTTGATAATATCAGAGTGTGCAAGATTGTG GGTGCTGGTATCTCTGCTTCATCAGTGCTGCATGGTatggtttttaaaaaagaaactgaaggagATGTTACTTCTGTCAAAGATGCAAAAATAGCTGTGTATTCCTGCCCTTTTGATTGTATGATAACTGAAACTAAG GGCACTGTACTTATAAAGAATGCGGAGGAGCTGATGAACTTcagtaaaggagaagaaaatctgaTGGATTTGCAAGTCAAAGCTATTGCTGACAGTGGTGCAAACGTAGTAGTAACGGGTGGCAAAGTGGCAGACATGGCACTTCATTATGCCAACAAATACAATCTTATGTTAGTCAG gtTGAACTCAAAGTGGGATCTGAGAAGACTCTGCAAAACTGTTGGTGCAACAGCCCTACCCAGACTG accCCTCCAACTCTAGAAGAAATGGGTCACTGCGACAGTGTATATTTGTCAGAGGTTGGAGATACTCAAGTTGTTGTATTTAAGCATG AAAAGGAGGATGGTGCTGTTTCTACTATACTCATTCGTGGATCGACAGACAATCTGATGGATGATATAGAGAGAGCAGTGGATGATGGTGTAAATACATTCAAAGTACTTACAAGG GATAAACGTCTCGTTCCTGGAGGTGGTGCAACAGAGATTGAATTAGCCAAGCAGATCACATCTTATGGAGAG ACTTGTCCTGGGCTTGACCAGTATGCCATCAAGAAGTTTGCTGAAGCTTTTGAAGCCATTCCTCGGGCACTGGCAGAAAACTCTGGCATAAAGGCTAACGAAGTCATTTCCAAACTTTATGCTGTGCATCAGGAAGGCAACAAAAATGTTGGCTTTGATATTGAG GCTGAATCCGCTGCTGTGAAGGATATGTTGGAAGCTGGTATATTAGACACATACCTTGGAAAATCCTGGGGTATCAAGCTGGCTACAAACGCAGCAGTAACTGTCCTACGGGTCGATCAG ATCATTATGGCAAAACCAGCAGGTGGCCCTAAGCCTCCATCAGGAAAGAAAGACTGGGATGAAGACCAAAATGACTGA